From Hymenobacter sedentarius, a single genomic window includes:
- a CDS encoding T9SS type A sorting domain-containing protein: MLAWLLLLSTGSMAQKTSTSSGSSFSQYANEPGKEQWIAGALIPNNSQYYEGTSTLQRLVLVNIPANPAPPLGKDGTYHEMTLKVLATKAGVNAYDFVTGFDQAIKDYTNITGTIQIKSGFDPTSSAQRLALVTGASIPNPATVDMITRLFQSTSTAVAAAPAAGTYATKIATAVNGYDADSYPGFGGVKRGVQLYAEPNNPISGAKLDFLGYDAPDQFGDSYGLYKLSWTSASANLLVLAGGHLANSDNSSPYTSLWLGPNAGASNISGGPYHFKLNQLDGASLGNQDNQIQSGSITVFVAPCTLNDYTAACVGDILTYTGSSAAINPTRTWSITGDGEFVSSSASNATVITPGNVATVYVRAKSGPTGTYQVKVVTTATNFAPSTCTDDVTVNNVTAGAIAGGGTLCTPFNPDAFTSTTAGSGGGTISYKWQSSTTSATATDFADISGATSATYDAPAVTATTWFRRVATSTLNGVTCSDNSNVLTVTPNAITPGAIAGGGTLCTPFNPDAFTSTTAGSGGGTISYKWQSSTTSATATDFADISGATSATYDAPAVTATTWFRRVATSTLNNVACSDNSNVLAVTVNDVTAGVIAGSATGCSPVDATAFTVTTAATGSGTLSYKWQSSTTSATATDFADISGATSATYDPGALTATTWFKRIATSTLNGVTCSATSNVLTVTVNAVPYRPVVTVQEALICTGTNTAPTITVKCSIEGTYHLTQGTTTRDITNPLSNAGNDLVITNIAVGVGGFSLTVTNANGCLSGATTCASTNTCAAQVYMVSSPSLPVGVLAKNIQTEAYPNPTGRDATINFSVPKSGRVVVEVYNAIGAHVVTLFDGEVKAGENQSVTLKGASLQSGTYTYRVIANGSTKSNRISLIK; encoded by the coding sequence ATGTTGGCTTGGCTGCTGCTGCTGAGCACGGGGTCTATGGCGCAGAAGACGTCGACGTCGTCTGGCAGTTCGTTTTCGCAGTACGCCAACGAACCCGGCAAAGAACAGTGGATTGCTGGAGCCCTGATTCCGAACAATTCCCAGTATTACGAAGGCACCAGCACACTGCAGCGCTTGGTGCTAGTGAACATTCCGGCCAATCCGGCGCCGCCCCTCGGGAAGGATGGCACCTACCACGAAATGACCTTGAAGGTCCTGGCCACCAAAGCCGGGGTCAACGCGTATGACTTTGTCACGGGCTTCGACCAGGCCATCAAGGACTACACCAACATCACCGGGACTATACAGATAAAGAGCGGCTTTGACCCGACGTCCTCGGCTCAACGGCTCGCGTTGGTGACTGGGGCTAGCATCCCCAACCCAGCCACCGTGGACATGATTACCCGCCTCTTTCAAAGCACTAGCACGGCCGTGGCCGCGGCGCCGGCTGCGGGAACCTACGCCACCAAAATTGCCACCGCCGTCAATGGGTACGACGCCGACAGCTACCCGGGCTTTGGCGGGGTGAAACGCGGCGTCCAACTCTACGCCGAACCCAACAACCCCATTTCGGGCGCCAAGCTCGACTTCCTGGGCTATGATGCCCCCGACCAATTCGGAGACTCCTACGGCTTGTACAAGCTCAGCTGGACCTCCGCCTCTGCCAACCTGCTGGTGTTGGCCGGCGGTCACCTGGCCAACAGCGACAACTCCTCACCTTACACGAGCCTGTGGCTGGGCCCCAATGCCGGGGCGTCCAACATCAGCGGCGGCCCCTACCACTTCAAGCTCAACCAGCTGGACGGTGCCAGCTTGGGCAATCAGGACAACCAGATTCAATCGGGTTCCATCACGGTATTCGTAGCGCCGTGCACGCTCAACGATTACACAGCGGCCTGCGTTGGCGACATCTTGACCTATACCGGCTCAAGCGCGGCCATCAACCCGACGCGTACCTGGTCAATCACCGGCGACGGCGAATTCGTTAGCAGCTCTGCATCCAATGCTACCGTAATTACCCCGGGCAACGTGGCCACCGTGTACGTGCGGGCCAAGAGCGGCCCGACGGGCACCTACCAGGTTAAGGTCGTCACGACCGCCACAAACTTTGCCCCCAGCACCTGCACCGACGATGTCACCGTGAACAACGTGACGGCGGGTGCGATTGCCGGCGGGGGCACGCTGTGCACGCCGTTTAACCCGGACGCCTTCACCAGCACGACGGCCGGCAGCGGCGGCGGGACTATCTCCTACAAGTGGCAGTCGAGCACGACCAGCGCCACGGCAACCGACTTCGCCGACATCAGCGGGGCCACCTCGGCCACGTATGACGCGCCGGCCGTGACGGCAACGACCTGGTTCCGGCGCGTGGCCACGAGCACGCTCAACGGCGTGACCTGCTCGGATAACAGCAACGTGCTCACGGTGACGCCCAACGCCATCACCCCGGGTGCGATTGCCGGCGGGGGCACGCTGTGCACGCCGTTTAACCCGGACGCCTTCACCAGCACGACGGCCGGCAGCGGCGGCGGGACTATCTCCTACAAGTGGCAGTCGAGCACGACCAGCGCCACGGCAACCGACTTCGCCGACATCAGCGGGGCCACCTCGGCCACGTATGACGCGCCGGCCGTGACGGCAACGACCTGGTTCCGGCGCGTGGCCACGAGCACGCTCAACAACGTGGCCTGCTCGGATAACAGCAACGTGCTGGCCGTCACGGTCAACGACGTGACGGCGGGCGTGATTGCCGGCAGCGCCACGGGCTGTTCGCCTGTTGACGCGACGGCCTTCACCGTGACGACGGCAGCCACTGGCAGCGGCACGCTCTCCTACAAGTGGCAGTCGAGCACGACCAGCGCCACGGCAACCGACTTCGCCGACATCAGCGGGGCCACCTCGGCCACGTATGACCCCGGGGCGCTGACGGCGACGACCTGGTTCAAGCGCATCGCCACGAGCACGCTCAACGGCGTGACCTGCTCGGCCACCAGCAACGTGCTCACCGTCACGGTGAACGCAGTACCCTACAGGCCAGTGGTAACGGTACAGGAGGCCCTCATTTGTACTGGGACTAACACTGCGCCAACCATCACGGTGAAGTGCTCCATCGAGGGTACGTACCATTTAACGCAAGGCACAACGACAAGGGACATTACCAATCCTTTATCAAATGCAGGCAATGACTTGGTAATTACCAATATTGCGGTTGGGGTAGGCGGTTTCAGTTTGACGGTTACCAATGCAAATGGTTGCCTCTCAGGCGCCACGACTTGCGCCAGCACCAACACGTGCGCTGCCCAGGTGTACATGGTCAGCAGCCCCTCGCTACCGGTGGGCGTACTGGCCAAGAACATCCAAACCGAGGCTTACCCGAACCCCACTGGCCGGGACGCGACCATCAACTTCTCCGTGCCCAAAAGCGGGCGCGTGGTGGTTGAGGTTTACAATGCCATCGGCGCGCACGTAGTTACCCTATTTGACGGCGAAGTAAAGGCCGGGGAAAACCAGTCGGTGACGCTCAAGGGCGCCTCGTTGCAATCCGGCACCTATACCTACCGCGTGATTGCCAACGGCTCGACCAAGTCCAACCGCATCAGCCTCATCAAATAA